AACGTTCCAACCAAATAAAAAAAAGCATTCTGGCAGCATGAGACTATACTTAATACATATAATAAAAAGGCATGAAATATATTTCCATGCATGTGTCTATATGTAGCCTAAACAACATCGGGCTGATAGCGTCTCATCTGATCATGACCAACccacacttttacatttaccaGAACATGATTGTCAAGATAGTTCTGATCCATCTGATGATGATGTTGATAATGTCAGTAGCGATGAAGAAAGTTATTGTGGATATATCTCTGAAAGTGATCTAGAAGAGAATGCAGCTCTTGATCTTGATGGCTACAGCGATTGTGACTTGAAACGTATCATAGGTAGTGAACCTAACTGCTCTACTGAGGATGAAAAGTTAATCTATCCAAATGCAAGGGTTACAAATGCAGCCAGCATGTTATTAATTATGACCTTTGCGATCACTCATAAGCTTACAGGAGCAGCATTAAAAGATTTATTGTCTTTGATTGATATTCATTGTTCAATATCAAATCccctacaggggcggatctaggatttataaaaggggggggggggggggggggctaactcaaggtactaatctcttgggtagagatgtgtgaaacacacttcccagcatgcaaagcatgctggaactaggggggtctcggggcatgcccccccaggaaaagtttgaaaaatagatgctaaaatactgcaatttggagacatttccacataaattcataatattttctgcctgaagatattttatatactgcctttagattgtagtgtaggtatggctctctgaagcattttgctaatggaaaagtttgggtaggtacagacaaccaagtacatgatgcacccctctcacaattgcacaacactgaataggtgcatgttagaatagtaatgttgaaagtggaaaattttgaaatttgaacaatacaagattgaatctgagagcattttcaatggaaattgtgtacctgaattaagtattgccatacatataagtgctttaaacagaccaacgcacttcattgtatgtataggtgcaggcagatttggaaaaattccataacagagttacagaaccaactacatgtttccagtgaatgttctattagagtagttagctgactgctctattagagtatctcgatcttgtacacctctaatGCTGATcagctgatccgggtccttgttgcataaactttagcattaaTATCTTGGAAAgttgtttataaggtggttttatgagtatttgtattattagtgatcatataattatgctaagacaaaatttcactaTAATACTCAACATattattgatcaagtaaagcctaaatatgaaggggggggggcttcagcccccaaagcccccccccctggatccgcccctgccctAATAAAATCTTTGTACAAATTCAAGTAATACTTCATGTCTTTAAAAAATCCTCTCAGAAAACACTACTATTGTCCCAAGTGTACTATTGCTGTAACTACTGATTGTGCGTCTTGCCCAAACAGTGCATGTGACCAACAATTTTCCCAGCAACAATTTGAACGATTGCATGAAATACCCTTTTTCCTAGAACTACCAATAGCAGACCAACTGAAGTCATTATTTAACCGTAAAGGATTCTACAATGAATTGAGTCATCATTTTAATAGAGTGAAACATAATCCTAATAATATTGAAGATATTTATGATGGTCATCGATACAGAGAATTTATGAAACCTGGAAATTTTCTAGCTACGCCAGACAATATTTCATTTACTTGGAATACTGATGGGATACCTGTACTTAAATCTTCAAAATTCAGCATTTGGCCATTGTACTTTGTTATTAATGAGCTACCAATCCAAAAGCGTTtgagtaaaaaaaaattgatattAGGTGGTTTATGGTTCAAATACGATGACATTTCTACAACCATTTAAGGCAGCTATTTCACACTTGCATTGTCATGGAGTGGAGGTATTTTCACCAGATGTTAAAAATAACTTCATCTGTCGTGCAATGTTACTTTGTGGGACTTGTGATTTACCTGCTAAGGCAATGGTATACAACATGATACAATTTAATGGTAAGTATGGATGCAGTCACTGTTTACAAAGTGGGAAACAGCTTGCAGTAGGAGTAAGAGGTAAAGTTCGTGTTTATCCCTACATAGAGGCTGACCCTACTGGACAACTTCGTACTAACAATCAAATATCAGATTATAGTAAGCAGGCAGTCAGTACTAATATGCCCATATTTGGTGTAAAGGGACCTAGTTGGCTATCGACAATACCAAACTACAATGTGATCCAAGGTAATGTAGTTGATTACATGCACTGTGTTTTACTTGGTGTCACTAAAATGCTGTTGAAACTCTGGTTTGATAGTGAACACGCAGGAGAATTATGGTATTGTGGAACAAAAGTTCAAGAAGCAGATTTTAAGTTGTTGCAAATTAAACCACCTAACGTGATCACACAAGTCCCCAGGAGCATTCAGCAACTCCGCTCTTATTGGAAAGCTACAGAGTATCGTTCTTGGCTTCTGTACTATTCCCTTCCTGTAATGTTAaatatactgccagttgattacATTACCCATCACATGCTCCTAGTAGAGGCAGTAGCAACATTACTGCAAGACTCCATATCTCCCCGAATGTTAATCAAAGCAGAACATCTAATTAAGCATTACTGTTTTAAATTTTCAATTTATTACTCTGAACGATATGACAGCAATTATTCACCATTTGCTACATTTGCCTGAAGTAGTCTCCAACTTTGGACCACTATTTGTATACTCCTGTTTTCCCTTTGAAAGTCAAAACGGAAAGCTACTCAATTTTGTAAAAGGAACACAGCATGCTGACTTACAAATAATTGAAGCAATAGCACTATCCCAAAAACTTCCACAATTTGCTGAAGAAATATACTCAGCTCTCAAAGCAGCAAAGATGTATCAGCATTTTACCACTGCATGACTGCCACATTTCTATTACCTGAAAACTCAGTAGCAGTGCTGAATAACTGTTTTGCTATTGGCCCAATAGATCATATTAGTGAACTACCCGAGCTAACCCATCATGAAGAATTAGCAAAATTAACCAATAGTACACAAATTGGTGTATATAAACGTGCTTCAGTTGGTCGACAAATAATGCACTCATTgcaatatacaaaatcaaaGAAGagaaacaattacacaatctcATATACTTACAGGAATATGAAATTTCATGGCGAAATTTTTGTAACAGATTTCTCCGAATTGTTTGCCATAATAAGACCTTTCTGTGATCGCTTAAGTTTACTCCCCACTGATGACATCACAGGTTGTACTGTTCCACATTTACATGCATTCAGTTCGAAAGATATGGACAATGTCCATGCTGTTTGTTTGTCATCTGTTCACATTTGCATAAATGTTTCCTTCAAACAGCTGTCAGATACTTTTATTGTTGTTGAACAGCCAAATTTTGCAGAAAAGGATTAGGTAATGATATCACTTTAAGTGCATGTGActgtatttgtatgtgtgtgagtgCATATGTATAGTAAATAATGTACTCTGACTTATAAATTATATTAGCATAAGTATACactatactgtataattatacgttctagctagctagctgttatGTTAGTTGTTGGTTATATAGCTAGTATACAGCTATAATATTTGCAACATTCAACAACATGCAACTTGTATGCTGGTACGTATATACAGGAATATGTTTATTCTTATATAAAACAAGCATGCAATGTATTTGTGATAGGAACAGCACCGAGCTAGCCAACAGTAGCAGTCTCCTCAACAGCTTCACCAGGGATACAGCAGCAATCATTCATTCAAATGAAATAAGAGAAGGCAAATATACTGTACAACACAGCTCTATTTATACAAAATTctcagaatgttctagaatagtCTAGATTGTTATATCATGATACAAATAACAATGTTCAGTCCCTATATGGCTGCTGGGCCTGTTGAATCTGGCCTGATCTCTCACACCCCTTCCCCCTTATCTTGATGGCAACCGGGATCCGTGAGAGGGCATCAGCATTAGCATTCTCTGTTCCTCTTCGATGGAGCACTTTAAACTTGTAGGATTGTAAAGCTATGCTCCACCGTGTCAATCGGCTGTTCAAATTTTGACACTTTGAGAGCCACTGCAGTGCCCAATGGTCCATCTGGATTGTAAATTCTCTCCCCATCAAGTAGACAGAAAACTTCTCTATTCCCAGTTTGATGGCCAAACACTCCTTTTCAACGGTAGCATATTTCTGTTCCCTGGGCAATAGTTTCCTGCTGAAGTATGCAACTGGGTGGTCTATGCCCTCCTCATCAATCTGACTTAAAACTGCTCCCACCCCAACATCAGAAGCATCTACCTGTAAAGTAAAGGGAAGGGAGAAATTAACATTTCTTAACACAGGATAAGACAACAACCTCCCCTTCAACTCACAAAACGCCCTATTACAACCTTTTGACCAACTAATTCTCTCCGGCTCATACTTCCTGATTAATTCAGTCAATGGAGCAGCAATGGTTGCATAGTCAGGAATAAAACGGCGATAATAGCCAGCTAGCCCCAAAAACGATCTGACCTGCTTCTTTGTGGTTGGCAAAGGAAACTGCTCTATAGTTTGTAACTTAGTTGCCTCTGGCTTCACCACTCCATTGCCAACCACATGCCCCAGATATGTACATTCTGCCATAGCCAACTGACATTTGGAGGGCTTGGTTGTTAGCCCCACCTCTCCCAATCTGTTCAACATTACTCTTAGATGTGTAAGATGATCCTCCCAATTATAACTAAACACAATGAGATCATCCAGGTAGGCGCTAGCAAACTTGTCCATTCCCCGGATAACCTCATCCATCATTCTTTGGAATGTGGCGGGTGCTCCACAGGGCCCAAATGGCATCATCTTAAATTGGTATAGCCCTTTAGTGGTGATGAATGCTGTTTTGTGACGGTCCTCCTCTGCCACAGGAACTTGCCAATACCCTTTCGCAAGATCCAATGTGGTGATATACTTAGCTTGGCCTAGCTGATCTAAGATGTCTTCGACCCTTGGCATAGGGTATGCATCCAGCTGTGTTCCAGCATTCAGTCTCCTGTAATCTACGCACAGTCGAATGGTATCATCCTTCTTTTTGACGATCACCATTGGAGATGCCCATTCACTGACACATGGCTCAATCACCCCCTCTTCCAACATCATCTCTAACTCTTTCTCAACTGCCTCTCTGTAAATGTGTGGCATCCGATATGGCCGCTGTCGTACCGGTAGTCCTTCCACGGTTCTTATACGATGCTGACCAATGGAGGTTCTCCCACACTTCCCACTCATTACTGTCTTGAACTCAGTCAGTAGCTCCAATAACTGTCCCTTCTGCTGCTCAGTCAACTGACTACCTACAGAGGGAGACTTACCACTCTCCCCTCTCCATGAAGGTGTGTCCTCTTCTTCTTCAGAATCAACACTAGCCGCCCACAAGCATGTATCTTCTGCCTGGTGCCATTTCTTTAACATGTTCACATGAAATATGGCCTTCCTCCTCCTCTTGTCTGGCATGGACAACTCATAGTTTACTTCCCCTACCCTGCGTATCACACGATAGGGTCCCTGCCACTTAGCCAACAATTTGTTGCTTGAAGTTGGCAACAACACTAATACCTCCTCTCCAGGCTCTAACACTCTCTCTCTAGTATTCTGATCATACCATAACTTCTGACACCTTTGTGCCTCTCTCACATTCTCACTTACCAACTCTTGACATCTCTTCTAACTTCTCTCTCACTTGCAGGATGTGGGACAATACACTCTCGTCACTCTTCTTACTCGCCTCCCACTCTTCTCTCAGCACATCTAATGGACCCCTCACTTCTCTACCGTACAACAATTCAAATGGCGAGAACCCTGTGGTAGATTGAGGTACCTCACGGTACGCAAACAACACATATGGCAACAAACTATCCCAATTCTTACCCTCCTTACTTACTAACTTCCTCAACATTGATTTAAGGGTCTTGTTGAATCTTTCCACCAAGCCGTCCGTTTGTGGATGGTATGGTAAAGTACGGATTTGGGTGATATTCAACAAGTTGTACAACTCCTTTAACAACTGCGACATAAAGTTAGTACCCTGATCAGACAGGATCTCCCTGGGAATGCCAACTCTAGAGAACAATTGCATGAGGTGTTCTGCCACTGTCCCAGCATCAATGGAACGTAAAGGAATAGCCTCCGGGTACCTGGTTGCATAATCACATACAACTAAAATATATTGATTACCTCTCCTGCTACGTGGTAATGGACCCACAATGTCCATGGCTATCCTCTTGAACGGTTCCTTCATCACTGGTAAGGGAACACGTGGTACTCTGAGTTGACTCCCTCTAGCAGTTTTCTGACACTGTGGACATCTCCTGCAGTATTCTGCTACATCTCGGAATACTGTGGGCCAATAAAACCGCTGTGTAATTCTACAGACTGTCTTATCCCGGCCAAGGTGTCCTGCAATTGGAATAGAATGAGCTAACTTACAAACAATATGATGGTATGGTTTGGGTAAAAGCAACTGCTTCACCGTCTGCCCAGGTGGCTGCCTCTTTACCCATAAATGGTACCACAAGCCATCTTGCTCCACTACTTGGTCCGGTTTCAATTCCCTCAGATCCTGAATCATCAAATCAGCATCTTGAAGCTTCCGTAACTCCTCCTTTGAAATAGCTGGGTTAAGATCCCCAACACATGCCCTCTGAGCTCTGGCGTGCTCATAATGCATCTTCCTTCTCTCAGATCTAGGCTTTCTTGGGCCCTTGTCCTTCTCACCACCTACAAACATATCATCACTCAAATTAAACTCACTTGCCAGCACATCCCCATCAACAGGCAGATTTGACTCCTCTTCGAGCTCCTGTAAGGGCAATCCTACACCCATATTACCCTCTTCTGCCTCTGCTCTGAACTCCTTGTTGCCTGGCTCCTCTGCTACCTCTCCGCTAACTGAAGTAGTCTCTACCAATTCTCCGCTATCCAACACTTCTCCACTATCTGACAAAGCTACATCATGCTCCCCCCTATCTTGCCCAGGCTGACTCCTGCTCCGCCTGCCAGCTTGGCTCCGGGTCACCACCATAAGAGCCTGGTCCTCACTCTTCAACCAGCTCACCAATTCTGGAACATCAGTACCTAACAATACTGAGTGTGGCAACTTGTCTGACACGGCTGCCTCCACTATAACCACTCTCCCCTGCCCACTAATCTCTACAGTAGCCACAGGGTACTCAACAGCATCTCCATGTGCACATTGCACCGTAACCGACTTCTCCAAATTCAACTTATCCTCTCTTACAAGTTCTCTCCTCACCAAAGTTCTAGAGCAACCAGTATCTAATACCATGTCATTAACATACTGACCTTCTACAAACCCCTTACAGCGAAATGACTGTCTTACCAGTGGCTTCTTCCCACGATGGTCTCTCAATCTCTTTGCACCACAGAAGAACGCATCACTGGGGCACTGCCTTGAAGTATGTCCACATCCCCCACAATTGTAACATAGGAAAGGCTTCTCATCCTTCTTCAGCCTCTTCTCCACCTTCAGCACATCCTCACCCTTGGAAGTGGATGGGCTCACCTTCTTACCACTACTGCTACAGTCCTTAGCCATGTGTCCCAGCTGTCCACAAGAATAGCAACCCCTCTGACCAGGTGTTCCTTTCTTAACACCAGTCTTCTGAGCAGGTGCCCACAGCTCTACCTTCCTGGCTTGACGGTAGTCTTCTGCCACTCTACCAGCCTCCTGTGTATTTCTAGGCTTCCTCTCCTTTACCCAGACCCTTACCTCCTCTGGTAGTACTTCCACAAACTGCTCCTTCACCATTACATCTACCACAGCCTCCCTGTCTCGACAGTCCCTTAGCCATTTCTCTGCCAGGTCCTTCACTCGAATTGCCAACTCCACCGGCGTCTCGTTCTCCAAGGGCTTGATAGAACAGAAGCGTCGTCGGTAAGTCTCCTCATTAATATCGTAACGCTGGAAAATGGCTGCCTTCACTCTGTCGTAGTCTCTAGCATCGGCGTCAGTCATCGCGGCGTAGGCCAGACGAGCTTTCCCCATCAACTGAGGTGCCAGGATAGCAGCACGCTTATCTCTGTCCACCCCATGAGCCTCCACTGCTCTCTCGAAAGTTGTTAAGAAAGCCTCAATGTCGTCACTCTCCATAAGTTTTGTCAACTTCAGTGATTCTGGCCCTACTTCCACGCGACGCGGCCTTCTCTCTGCCGTTAGACCTTCAATAAGTCTCTCAAAACGTTCTTGCTGCTGTTCTAGGCGTCCCTCGTACCGCCTCTTCTCTTCCTCTCGCTCTGCTTGTTGCTCTTCCTTCTCCTTCTCTCGCTCCTCCTTCCAGGCCTTCAATAGCTCAGTGACCTTGCTCATCTCTGGCTGATAGCGTTTCCCAGAACGGAGCATACACGGGTAGGTCTCCTCTGACGTCTGCACGGAGGACAATCCCACTCCTGTCACCAAATGTGATAGGAACAGCACCGAGCTAGCCAACAGTAGCAGTCTCCTCAACAGCTTCACCAGGGATACAGCAGCAATCATTCATTCAAATGAAATAAGAGAAGGCAAATATACTGTACAACACAGCTCTATTTATACAAAATTctcagaatgttctagaatagtCTAGATTGTTATATCATGATACAAATAACAATGTTCAGTCCCTATATGGCTGCTGGGCCTGTTGAATCTGGCCTGATCTCTCACAGTATTAATTCATTAAAACGATTGATTGCCAGAGCACAACATAATTTGTGCAGCATATACGCGTATACTTATGGCAGTCGGAGTCCAAAATAAAACAGGCATGTGACAGGTATACTGCATGTACAGATGATATATGCATGTATCAAcaagtatatatatagccaGGTAACAGAATTCAAAATATAACAGGCATGTAAcagatatacagtacaatataacagGCATGTAACAGGTATACCCTATACGACACAGGCATGCTACAGGTATAGGATCACATAATTCAAATTAAAAACAGGCATGTGACAGGTATGCTCTAGATTACACAGGCATGCAACAGGCATAGGGTCACAGAATTCAAAATAATGCAGGCATGTGGGTGAAAATGAATAAGCCTGCAATAAATCCACAGGAATGTAACATTCTTGATTACACTTTGTAGTAATAAAAGCAGGCCTGCACCAATCATGTAACAGGTCTTTTCGTGAACCTCAATCCTGTAAACGACTAAATTATA
The nucleotide sequence above comes from Dysidea avara chromosome 3, odDysAvar1.4, whole genome shotgun sequence. Encoded proteins:
- the LOC136251601 gene encoding uncharacterized protein gives rise to the protein MIAAVSLVKLLRRLLLLASSVLFLSHLVTGVGLSSVQTSEETYPCMLRSGKRYQPEMSKVTELLKAWKEEREKEKEEQQAEREEEKRRYEGRLEQQQERFERLIEGLTAERRPRRVEVGPESLKLTKLMESDDIEAFLTTFERAVEAHGVDRDKRAAILAPQLMGKARLAYAAMTDADARDYDRVKAAIFQRYDINEETYRRRFCSIKPLENETPVELAIRVKDLAEKWLRDCRDREAVVDVMVKEQFVEVLPEEVRVWVKERKPRNTQEAGRVAEDYRQARKVELWAPAQKTGVKKGTPGQRGCYSCGQLGHMAKDCSSSGKKVSPSTSKGEDVLKVEKRLKKDEKPFLCYNCGGCGHTSRQCPSDAFFCGAKRLRDHRGKKPLVRQSFRCKGFVEGQYVNDMVLDTGCSRTLVRRELVREDKLNLEKSVTVQCAHGDAVEYPVATVEISGQGRVVIVEAAVSDKLPHSVLLGTDVPELVSWLKSEDQALMVVTRSQAGRRSRSQPGQDRGEHDVALSDSGEVLDSGELVETTSVSGEVAEEPGNKEFRAEAEEGNMGVGLPLQELEEESNLPVDGDVLASEFNLSDDMFVGGEKDKGPRKPRSERRKMHYEHARAQRACVGDLNPAISKEELRKLQDADLMIQDLRELKPDQVVEQDGLWYHLWVKRQPPGQTVKQLLLPKPYHHIVCKLAHSIPIAGHLGRDKTVCRITQRFYWPTVFRDVAEYCRRCPQCQKTARGSQLRVPRVPLPVMKEPFKRIAMDIVGPLPRSRRGNQYILVVCDYATRYPEAIPLRSIDAGTVAEHLMQLFSRVGIPREILSDQGTNFMSQLLKELYNLLNITQIRTLPYHPQTDGLVERFNKTLKSMLRKLVSKEGFSPFELLYGREVRGPLDVLREEWEASKKSDESVLSHILQVREKLEEMSRNTRERVLEPGEEVLVLLPTSSNKLLAKWQGPYRVIRRVGEVNYELSMPDKRRRKAIFHVNMLKKWHQAEDTCLWAASVDSEEEEDTPSWRGESGKSPSVGSQLTEQQKGQLLELLTEFKTVMSGKCGRTSIGQHRIRTVEGLPVRQRPYRMPHIYREAVEKELEMMLEEGVIEPCVSEWASPMVIVKKKDDTIRLCVDYRRLNAGTQLDAYPMPRVEDILDQLGQAKYITTLDLAKGYWQVPVAEEDRHKTAFITTKGLYQFKMMPFGPCGAPATFQRMMDEVIRGMDKFASAYLDDLIVFSYNWEDHLTHLRVMLNRLGEVGLTTKPSKCQLAMAECTYLGHVVGNGVVKPEATKLQTIEQFPLPTTKKQVRSFLGLAGYYRRFIPDYATIAAPLTELIRKYEPERISWSKGCNRAFCELKGRLLSYPVLRNVNFSLPFTLQVDASDVGVGAVLSQIDEEGIDHPVAYFSRKLLPREQKYATVEKECLAIKLGIEKFSVYLMGREFTIQMDHWALQWLSKCQNLNSRLTRWSIALQSYKFKVLHRRGTENANADALSRIPVAIKIRGKGCERSGQIQQAQQPYRD